The Anas platyrhynchos isolate ZD024472 breed Pekin duck chromosome 3, IASCAAS_PekinDuck_T2T, whole genome shotgun sequence genome includes a window with the following:
- the FAXC gene encoding failed axon connections homolog, which yields MLWGVGLAAPRSCVADLSRNRSLSLGWCGGPEEPPPALYGGEIVAFPLAGAGAGGTMAALGSDSWWKKTLYLTGGALLAAAAYLLHELLAIRKEQEVDSKDAIILHQFSRPNNGVPSLSPFCLKMETYLRMADLPYQNYFDGKLSPQGKMPWIEYNHKKVSGTEFIIDFLEEQLGVNLNKNLGPRERAVSRAVTKMVEEHFYWTLAYCQWVENLHETQKMISVYGPLSDLLKWILCHLTKGIVKREMYGHGIGRFSEEEMYTLMEKDMRTLASLLGDKKYIMGPNLSTVDATVFGHLAQAMWTLPGTRPERLIKGELINLAMYCERIRRKFWPEWHHDDDNTLYESEESSEASKTHSPLQDFSFYSRTETFDEEGNSISHTPDTDYTGHSLFDSDVDMDDYRDHEQCK from the exons ATGCTGTGGGGGGTCGGGCTGGCGGCGCCCCGCTCCTGCGTGGCGGACCTGAGCCGCAACCGCAGCCTGTCGCTGGGCTGGTGCGGGGGGCCCGAGGAGCCGCCGCCCGCCCTCTATGGGGGCGAGATCGTCGCCTTCCCGCTGGCGggcgcgggggcgggcggcACCATGGCGGCGCTGGGCTCCGACTCGTGGTGGAAGAAGACGCTGTACCTGACCGGCGGCGCCCTGCTGGCCGCTGCCGCCTACCTGCTCCACGAGCTGCTGGCCATACG GAAGGAGCAAGAGGTGGATTCAAAGGATGCTATTATACTGCATCAGTTTTCGAGGCCTAACAATGGTGTCCCGAGTCTATCCCCTTTCTGCCTGAAAATGGAAACTTACTTAAGGATGGCTGATTTGCCCTACCAG aaCTATTTTGATGGAAAACTTTCCCCTCAAGGAAAAATGCCATGGATTGAATACAATCACAAAAAAGTATCTGGCACTGAGTTCATTATTGACTTTTTGGAAGAGCAACTCGGagtgaatttaaataaaaacctgGGTCCACGTGAACGAGCTGTTTCCAGAGCAGTGACAAAAATGGTGGAGGAGCACTTCTATTG GACCCTGGCGTATTGCCAGTGGGTGGAAAACCTTCATGAGACGCAGAAGATGATTTCAGTGTACGGCCCCCTCAGTGACCTGCTGAAGTGGATTCTCTGCCACCTGACCAAGGGGATCGTGAAGCGGGAGATGTACGGCCACGGCATCGGCCGCTTCTCGGAGGAGGAGATGTACACGCTGATGGAGAAGGACATGCGGACTCTAGCGAGCCTCCTGG GTGACAAGAAGTACATTATGGGACCAAACCTTTCCACTGTTGATGCCACCGTTTTTGGGCATCTGGCCCAGGCAATGTGGACACTACCAGGGACCAGACCAGAGAGGCTAATCAAAG GTGAACTGATTAACCTTGCTATGTATTGTGAAagaataaggaggaaattctggCCAGAGTGGCACCATGATGATGATAACACTCTGTATGAATCCGAAGAAAGCAGTGAAGCAAGCAAGACTCACTCCCCTTTGCAGGACTTCAGTTTTTATTCAAGGACAGAAACATTTGATGAGGAAGGGAACAGTATTTCTCATACCCCTGACACAGATTACACTGGACACTCGCTCTTTGATTCGGATGTGGACATGGATGACTACAGAGATCACGAACAATGCAAATGA